One Methanococcus voltae genomic region harbors:
- the frhB gene encoding coenzyme F420 hydrogenase subunit beta, with product MDPFGSYKFAISARATDNQIRKKSQDGGIVSAAYIHGLESGLLDGVIVADKGEDFCAIPKVATTVDEVLSAAGTKYTTSPNLSVLKSAVREYGCDKVGFVGTPCQVQSIRKMLKYPIGYRHVPDKIALVMGIFCMENFPYNGLKTIIEEHCGIKMEDVAKTDIGKGKFWVYSKWGDVKTIKLKDTHPYEQHACHVCMDYTAELADISTGSVGSPDGWSTIFIRTAKGEAFYKAMEEAGVIEIKNIDDVKPGLGLVEKLANSKKENNGKERAHRKEIGLPLPY from the coding sequence ATGGACCCATTCGGCTCATACAAGTTTGCTATATCCGCAAGAGCTACTGATAATCAAATCCGTAAAAAATCACAAGACGGTGGTATTGTATCAGCAGCTTACATACACGGTTTAGAAAGTGGATTACTTGATGGGGTAATTGTCGCAGATAAAGGTGAAGATTTCTGTGCAATACCTAAGGTGGCTACAACTGTTGACGAAGTTTTAAGTGCAGCAGGTACAAAATATACAACTTCACCAAACTTATCAGTCTTAAAAAGTGCTGTAAGAGAATACGGTTGCGATAAGGTAGGATTCGTAGGTACTCCTTGCCAAGTGCAATCAATCAGAAAAATGCTAAAGTACCCTATAGGTTACAGACACGTACCTGATAAAATTGCTTTAGTAATGGGTATCTTCTGTATGGAAAACTTCCCATACAATGGTTTAAAAACCATAATTGAAGAACACTGTGGAATCAAAATGGAAGATGTCGCAAAAACCGATATCGGAAAAGGTAAATTCTGGGTATATTCAAAATGGGGCGATGTAAAAACTATTAAGTTAAAAGACACACACCCATACGAGCAACACGCATGCCACGTATGTATGGACTATACTGCAGAACTTGCAGATATCTCAACAGGTTCAGTTGGTAGCCCAGACGGTTGGAGCACTATATTCATTAGAACCGCAAAAGGTGAAGCATTCTATAAAGCTATGGAAGAAGCTGGCGTTATAGAAATAAAGAATATTGACGATGTGAAACCAGGATTAGGATTAGTTGAAAAATTAGCTAATTCTAAAAAGGAAAACAACGGTAAGGAAAGAGCACATAGAAAAGAAATAGGATTACCATTGCCTTACTAA
- the frhG gene encoding coenzyme F420 hydrogenase subunit gamma, producing MVKVAHVQLSSCCGCLVSLADTYEKLLDVLGAIDLVYSQTLADVKEVPDDVDIILLEGSVCLSDHHALETALACREKAKILVALGACAASGNITRFSRGGQMSKPVHDAFAPLTEVVKCDLAIPGCPPSPESIVAVITAALEGDMDYLEPYAELAKYGSEACGCDLIVKVINKSLCMGCGACAAACPTRAVSMECGRPAIDKEICIKCGACSVQCPRIRFPELIEKIE from the coding sequence ATGGTTAAAGTTGCCCACGTACAATTAAGCAGTTGCTGTGGATGCTTAGTATCCCTTGCCGACACATATGAGAAGTTATTGGATGTATTAGGTGCTATTGACTTAGTATATTCACAAACTTTAGCAGATGTTAAGGAAGTACCTGATGATGTAGATATTATCTTATTGGAAGGTAGCGTATGCTTAAGCGACCACCACGCATTAGAAACTGCACTCGCTTGTAGAGAAAAAGCTAAAATACTTGTGGCATTAGGCGCATGTGCTGCAAGTGGAAACATTACAAGATTTTCAAGAGGCGGACAAATGTCAAAACCAGTACATGACGCATTTGCTCCGTTAACTGAAGTTGTAAAATGTGACCTCGCAATACCAGGATGTCCACCATCACCTGAGTCAATAGTGGCTGTTATAACCGCTGCACTCGAAGGAGATATGGATTACTTAGAACCATATGCGGAACTCGCTAAATATGGTAGTGAAGCTTGCGGATGCGATTTAATCGTTAAAGTAATTAACAAATCATTATGTATGGGATGTGGAGCCTGTGCAGCAGCTTGTCCAACAAGAGCTGTATCAATGGAGTGCGGAAGACCTGCAATTGACAAAGAAATTTGTATAAAATGCGGTGCTTGTAGCGTACAGTGTCCAAGAATAAGATTCCCTGAATTAATTGAAAAAATAGAGTAA
- the frhD gene encoding coenzyme F420-reducing hydrogenase, FrhD protein, with amino-acid sequence MSNEQEFDLTPSYLLKETLILACGNILFADDGFSVHVIEKLQDLLTDEEKEHIALVDAGAGAPQQVLTLIDESSKVKNITVVDVIDYGLEPGTIEILTKENLPNPEHTKVDSHDWPLSTTLNRICTENNIKYKVIGCQAKYVSEPDVVLELCEEVENAVDDAVNIILSDIRGN; translated from the coding sequence ATGAGCAATGAACAAGAATTTGACTTAACCCCATCATATTTGTTAAAAGAAACTCTGATATTAGCTTGTGGAAATATCCTTTTTGCTGACGATGGATTTAGTGTTCACGTTATCGAAAAATTACAAGATTTGTTAACTGATGAGGAAAAGGAACACATAGCACTTGTAGATGCTGGGGCGGGGGCACCTCAACAGGTACTTACTTTAATTGACGAAAGTTCTAAAGTTAAGAATATAACTGTTGTAGATGTTATTGATTATGGGCTTGAACCTGGCACTATTGAGATACTTACAAAGGAAAACCTTCCTAATCCCGAACACACTAAAGTAGATAGTCATGATTGGCCATTATCCACCACATTAAACAGAATTTGCACAGAAAACAACATAAAATACAAAGTTATCGGTTGTCAAGCAAAATACGTTTCAGAACCTGACGTTGTATTGGAATTGTGTGAAGAAGTGGAAAATGCTGTTGATGATGCTGTAAACATCATATTATCTGACATAAGGGGGAATTAG
- the frhA gene encoding coenzyme F420 hydrogenase subunit alpha, which translates to MAEPITIAPTTRHEGHAKLVLNVDDDGIVTKAFYPNTTPVRGFETMLQGKPAAFGPIAVMRICGICQATHGIASCEAIENAIGAEIPQDGTILRELLGLGNRMHSHPLHHLLIVDDLLKPEEADTLRIDGIKLIQKMRKEGQLIVDTVGGEGIHPPNLVIGGMRNNISERAKAKLYYACKEYQKDARQMYDIIEMLTERYLDEIGIPDLGKHDLPYIATDTTFGDRTKLDLDDISELTAQNYYANYPEIAQTATNQIPLYLGSPAEGGPRARMVKFGSFRTDGGVMDLNLARALENLGAVERSLQLLDDLNIEGATKITPEYKDGFGVGVHEAPRATNTHMAEVGADGRIKNYRIIAASTWNMPVVEKAIEGYHHKYAEVIMRAYDIUASCATHIIVKDEQTRKVVDLRRF; encoded by the coding sequence GTGGCAGAACCTATAACAATTGCTCCTACAACAAGACATGAGGGGCACGCCAAACTCGTTTTAAATGTGGACGATGACGGAATTGTAACCAAAGCATTTTATCCAAATACCACTCCTGTGAGAGGATTTGAAACAATGCTTCAAGGAAAGCCTGCAGCATTTGGACCTATTGCAGTTATGAGAATATGTGGAATATGTCAGGCTACACACGGTATAGCATCATGTGAAGCTATCGAAAACGCTATCGGCGCGGAAATTCCGCAAGATGGTACAATATTAAGAGAACTCTTAGGTTTAGGCAACAGAATGCATTCACACCCATTACATCATTTGTTAATTGTGGATGATTTGTTAAAACCTGAAGAGGCAGATACCTTAAGAATAGACGGTATTAAATTGATTCAAAAAATGAGAAAAGAGGGTCAATTAATCGTAGATACCGTTGGGGGAGAAGGTATCCACCCACCTAACTTAGTAATTGGTGGTATGAGAAATAATATCTCCGAAAGAGCTAAGGCAAAATTATACTACGCTTGCAAAGAATACCAAAAAGATGCAAGACAAATGTACGACATTATCGAAATGTTGACAGAAAGATATTTGGATGAAATCGGAATCCCTGATTTAGGAAAGCACGATTTACCATACATTGCAACCGATACAACATTCGGTGACAGAACTAAATTAGATTTAGATGATATTTCTGAATTAACCGCTCAAAATTATTATGCTAATTATCCAGAAATCGCTCAAACCGCAACAAATCAAATTCCATTATACTTGGGAAGTCCTGCAGAGGGCGGACCAAGAGCAAGAATGGTTAAATTTGGTTCATTCAGAACAGACGGTGGCGTAATGGATCTTAACCTTGCAAGAGCATTAGAAAACTTAGGTGCTGTTGAAAGGTCATTACAATTACTCGATGACTTAAACATTGAAGGTGCTACTAAAATTACACCAGAATACAAAGATGGATTCGGTGTAGGTGTACACGAAGCTCCAAGAGCTACAAACACACACATGGCAGAAGTGGGCGCAGATGGTAGAATTAAAAACTACAGAATCATCGCAGCTTCAACATGGAACATGCCAGTAGTTGAAAAGGCTATTGAAGGGTACCACCACAAATATGCGGAAGTAATCATGAGAGCATACGATATATGAGCTTCATGTGCAACGCACATCATCGTGAAAGATGAACAGACAAGAAAAGTAGTAGATTTAAGAAGATTTTAA
- a CDS encoding aldehyde ferredoxin oxidoreductase N-terminal domain-containing protein has product MRNIIIDASSKTYETVVGTYLPLDWGMKLHDDYETYKEDVYSDKNIFCVGKGVLPIIGGHRLIFSFRSPLWKGFHFSAMGGAGYTLQNTGLDNIAIKGRCEKPSLIILNGNGNFSLEFKELEEFEQGRFKSVYELNDYLIDQYKQIDENFRAFMVGPSAITTDMAGIYSQTIKNGIIVEGSEDWAARGGCGSALYQCHNVIGVVFFGDNYKKDIEKELKLKKIVETCHNKPYIEAVLSNTEKYRYSKKTETGGTFGNNYKTAMDLTPIFNWRTPFIEKDDRLYFHDKILKYFVAQFDEESIIPKNWTNCGEPCPVACKKYRKGMHVDYEPYEANGPCLGIFDIYAVDKVVHAVDSLGMDAIEFGNLCAWVFELLNVELLKPEEVGIKMPYFDVEDYDTDENILKCSNHNAEQAIILANLIVYGLNENTKELIQSKQINLENLDYEKIEQLIPLLRKDTRYAGKELNEIYKERLHELNTSDCNAKVEKFRKYKSNCIESQEPLNFNDFAVYVAFGHNGQISPTMYWAIGNYIPYLIQGKYLTYYQNGVFLEPEELATLSVKGATEEITLENLGICRFHRKWILPVLDELLAEVFKDEEKIDMEKSDELNELNEFNGVNYYLSNNLHEVSLKLLEKIYNYDLKVGYPHVIESHRVKELIACGAKDFENEKWAKKFEEDGDKALDEYISRVLDKYSELLGISWKL; this is encoded by the coding sequence ATGAGAAATATAATAATCGATGCGTCATCAAAAACCTACGAAACAGTAGTAGGCACATATTTACCATTAGATTGGGGTATGAAACTCCATGATGATTATGAAACTTACAAAGAAGACGTATATAGTGATAAAAATATATTTTGTGTTGGAAAAGGTGTATTGCCGATTATTGGGGGTCATAGGTTAATATTTTCCTTTAGATCACCGTTATGGAAAGGTTTCCATTTTTCAGCAATGGGGGGAGCAGGCTATACTCTCCAAAATACTGGATTGGACAACATCGCAATTAAAGGAAGATGTGAAAAACCAAGTCTAATAATTTTAAATGGAAACGGTAATTTTAGCTTAGAGTTTAAAGAACTTGAGGAATTTGAACAGGGAAGGTTTAAAAGTGTTTATGAATTAAACGATTATTTAATAGATCAATATAAACAGATTGATGAGAATTTTAGAGCTTTTATGGTGGGGCCAAGTGCAATAACCACAGATATGGCGGGGATATATTCTCAAACTATAAAAAATGGTATAATCGTAGAAGGTTCTGAAGACTGGGCAGCAAGGGGTGGTTGCGGTTCAGCATTATACCAATGCCACAATGTCATAGGGGTCGTATTTTTCGGAGATAACTATAAAAAAGATATTGAAAAAGAGTTAAAACTTAAAAAAATAGTAGAAACGTGCCACAATAAGCCTTATATCGAGGCAGTACTTTCAAATACTGAAAAATACCGGTACAGCAAAAAAACTGAAACAGGTGGGACTTTTGGAAATAATTACAAAACTGCAATGGATTTAACGCCAATATTTAATTGGAGAACTCCATTTATAGAAAAAGATGACCGTTTGTATTTCCATGACAAAATTTTGAAGTATTTTGTAGCTCAATTTGACGAAGAATCTATAATACCTAAAAATTGGACAAATTGTGGAGAACCTTGTCCTGTAGCCTGTAAAAAATATAGAAAAGGAATGCACGTAGATTATGAACCTTATGAAGCTAATGGTCCTTGTTTAGGTATTTTTGACATATACGCAGTTGATAAAGTGGTTCACGCCGTAGATAGTTTAGGAATGGATGCAATCGAGTTCGGAAACTTGTGCGCATGGGTTTTTGAACTTTTAAACGTGGAACTTTTAAAGCCTGAAGAAGTGGGTATCAAAATGCCTTATTTTGATGTCGAAGATTACGATACTGACGAAAATATCTTAAAATGTTCAAACCACAATGCAGAGCAGGCAATAATTCTTGCAAATTTAATTGTTTATGGTTTAAATGAAAATACCAAAGAATTAATTCAATCAAAGCAAATAAATTTAGAAAATCTAGACTATGAGAAAATTGAGCAATTAATCCCATTATTGAGAAAAGATACAAGATATGCCGGAAAAGAATTAAATGAAATTTATAAGGAAAGATTGCATGAATTAAATACTTCAGATTGCAACGCAAAAGTTGAAAAGTTCAGAAAATATAAATCAAACTGTATAGAAAGTCAAGAACCTTTAAATTTCAATGATTTTGCAGTATATGTGGCATTTGGACACAATGGGCAAATATCTCCAACTATGTATTGGGCAATAGGTAACTATATCCCTTATTTAATCCAGGGGAAATATCTTACGTATTATCAAAATGGGGTATTTTTAGAGCCTGAAGAGTTAGCTACTTTAAGTGTTAAAGGTGCAACTGAAGAGATAACTCTTGAAAACTTAGGCATTTGCCGATTCCATAGAAAATGGATATTGCCAGTTTTAGATGAATTACTAGCAGAAGTGTTCAAAGATGAAGAAAAAATAGATATGGAAAAATCAGACGAATTAAATGAATTAAATGAATTTAATGGAGTTAACTACTATTTGTCAAATAATTTGCACGAAGTTAGTTTAAAATTACTTGAAAAAATCTATAATTATGATTTAAAAGTGGGCTATCCTCATGTTATAGAAAGTCACAGGGTAAAAGAATTAATAGCTTGTGGCGCAAAAGACTTTGAAAATGAAAAATGGGCTAAAAAATTTGAAGAAGATGGCGATAAAGCTTTAGACGAATATATATCAAGAGTTTTAGATAAATATAGTGAATTACTTGGTATATCTTGGAAATTATAA
- a CDS encoding winged helix-turn-helix domain-containing protein translates to MQIEIDKKVIKALSARSRVKILKKLNQKRYTVTELSKALNLSKSTVHEHLSIMLDGGLVEKHDDGHKWIYYGMTSKGKLILNSQFEKTIVLFPLSVVAFVSGFYSLFIYGKGTIVSPMMARTTAISYGEATKDSANLLMAEKATSVAETMVHHDPANLIIGLILLGIAFFMMNHIYQTYKNAKINENRYRID, encoded by the coding sequence ATGCAAATTGAAATCGATAAAAAAGTTATAAAAGCCCTTTCTGCCCGTTCAAGAGTTAAAATATTGAAAAAATTAAATCAAAAAAGATATACGGTTACAGAATTGTCCAAAGCTCTTAATTTATCTAAATCAACTGTTCACGAACATTTATCGATTATGCTTGACGGAGGACTTGTTGAAAAGCATGACGATGGACATAAGTGGATATACTACGGAATGACTAGTAAAGGTAAACTCATATTGAATAGCCAGTTTGAAAAAACTATCGTATTATTCCCATTATCTGTCGTTGCCTTTGTAAGTGGGTTTTACAGCTTATTCATATATGGAAAAGGAACTATTGTTTCACCAATGATGGCAAGAACTACGGCAATTTCTTACGGGGAAGCGACCAAGGATTCCGCTAACCTTTTAATGGCTGAAAAAGCCACATCTGTTGCAGAAACTATGGTACATCATGACCCTGCAAATTTGATAATTGGGCTAATACTTTTGGGAATTGCATTTTTTATGATGAATCACATATACCAAACTTATAAAAATGCAAAAATTAATGAAAATCGCTATAGGATAGATTAA
- the fucA gene encoding L-fuculose phosphate aldolase — MDHILAEFVDICRKLYERKYVVGSGGNVSIKVGNLVFITPTGHILGFMEKEKICIVDMDGDILKGKPTSELNMHLGIYKNRKDVNAIVHTHCMYCTAFSNMDKKIDLITPEGQLFIRKIDYVDYYPCGSMELANAVSKSEESAIVLKNHGLVTLGDNILEAYLKTEVVEELAQMNYIIHNMKK; from the coding sequence ATGGATCACATATTAGCAGAATTTGTGGATATTTGTAGAAAACTATACGAAAGAAAATATGTAGTAGGCTCTGGGGGTAATGTAAGTATTAAAGTTGGAAATTTGGTATTTATAACACCTACAGGTCATATTTTAGGTTTTATGGAAAAAGAAAAGATATGTATTGTTGATATGGATGGCGACATTTTGAAAGGAAAACCTACCTCCGAATTAAATATGCACCTTGGAATTTACAAAAATCGAAAGGATGTAAACGCTATTGTCCATACTCATTGTATGTACTGTACTGCATTCTCAAATATGGATAAAAAAATAGACCTTATAACACCCGAAGGACAACTTTTTATTAGGAAAATTGATTATGTTGATTATTACCCTTGTGGAAGTATGGAATTAGCCAACGCTGTTTCTAAAAGCGAAGAAAGTGCAATTGTTTTAAAAAATCACGGATTGGTAACATTAGGCGATAATATTCTTGAAGCCTATTTAAAAACTGAAGTTGTAGAAGAACTTGCACAAATGAATTATATTATTCACAATATGAAAAAATAA